The proteins below come from a single Melospiza georgiana isolate bMelGeo1 chromosome 4, bMelGeo1.pri, whole genome shotgun sequence genomic window:
- the MB gene encoding myoglobin codes for MGLSDQEWQQVLTVWGKVESDLAGHGHQILMRLFQDHPETLDRFEKFKGLKTPDAMKGSEDLKKHGVTVLTQLGKILKAKGNHEAELKPLAQTHATKHKIPVKYLEFISEVIIKVLAEKHAADFGADAQAAMKKALELFRNDMASKYKEFGFQG; via the exons ATGGGGCTCAGTGACCAGGAATGGCAGCAAGTCCTGACAGTCTGGGGAAAGGTGGAGTCCGACCTCGCTGGCCACGGCCATCAAATTTTAATGAG ACTCTTTCAGGATCATCCCGAGACCCTTGATCGCTTTGAAAAGTTCAAAGGCCTGAAGACCCCTGATGCGATGAAGGGCTCTGAAGATCTGAAGAAACATGGAGTTACTGTTCTTACCCAACTGGGCAAAATCCTGAAGGCAAAGGGTAATCACGAGGCCGAGTTGAAGCCCCTGGCTCAGACCCATGCAACCAAGCACAAAATCCCTGTCAAATATCTGGAG TTCATTTCTGAAGTCATTATCAAGGTCCTTGCCGAAAAACACGCTGCAGACTTTGGGGCTGATGCCCAGGCTGCAATGAAGAAGGCTCTGGAGCTGTTCCGAAATGATATGGCCAGCAAGTACAAGGAGTTCGGTTTCCAGGGTTAG